A stretch of Babesia bigemina genome assembly Bbig001, chromosome : III DNA encodes these proteins:
- a CDS encoding HesB-like domain containing protein, putative has protein sequence MMLRRFFSSCSEALVADRRCFAAISFRPFLLQAPPSSNRSIPSVETPNSQCIVPPSAYAAAELVKTRSRAWSPLQPCTVHHALFSTASPTFEVKRRPVNSRKGQIVTLTSNAIKRLHEICNTPGKIVKLLFVVKGCNGYSYEMELVDISSLDAMDEIVRDQAGAPVLAIENKAAFHLLGCHIDYQVSQLEEGFVFDNPNVTSKCGCGQSFQF, from the exons ATGATGCTACGGAGATTTTTTTCAAGTTGTTCGGAAGCCTTGGTCGCCGACCGGCGCTGCTTTGCGGCCATAAGTTTCCGACCATTTTTGCTGCAGGCGCCGCCCAGCTCCAATCGCTCCATCCCAAGCGTAGAGACGCCAAATTCGCAGTGTATAGTGCCCCCAAGTGCTTACGCTGCTGCCGAGTTGGTAAAGACGAGGTCACGTGCCTGGTCACCGCTTCAGCCCTGCACTGTGCACCATGCGCTATTCTCTACCGCGTCTCCCACCTTCGAGGTGAAACGTCGCCCAGTTAACTCTCGAAAGGGTCAGATAGTGACACTTACATCAAACGCCATCAAGCGGCTTCATGAGATATGCAACACCC CCGGGAAAATAGTCAAGCTACTGTTTGTAGTTAAAGGCTGCAACGGGTACTCTTATGAGATGGAACTCGTGGATATCTCCTCGCTTGACGCAATGGACGAAATTGTCAGGGACCAAGCGGGGGCACCCGTGTTGGCCATCGAGAACAAGGCCGCATTCCATTTGCTCGGCTGCCACATCGACTACCAAGTATCGCAACTAGAGGAGGGGTTTGTCTTTGACAACCCTAATGTCACATCAAAGTGTGGTTGTGGGCAATCGTTTCAATTCTGA
- a CDS encoding Cell division cycle protein 123 — protein MESLLIDYPLRPIFITGLWQCLGGHLRVKTSRGVGIEPTRLRNVLEVTKTANLSTTSTSIGSTSTNADAFITNHLTGDVKFLLFADGLARPDKGVQTVEGFHLSLIRASVTYNNEDGILEVVPTEATQMPPCPAGVTAWKHYSTYAEGMDNGSFTVESHCKEHMKRLLREYAFNEEKGSSMVAPQIGALDAVLYVLWNWVSESGEKAIGSHMYIMNNDEGVCFSHENVKRNFGSMLIPNSLQILEGSLLDYLKSDNMSMPPNIDQIKYKDVDSGSDFDGYESMSDSDDSFDWSAVEPFVEKLKALIAKYQSVVPSINGVFLDDALWVANMNVECTSAREVLLLLKSSTCWQDLEGSQCHLTLYPGIYFRGRLQLRCFLFENELVCVEQIFVNENFGFLAKDAQSLVGSLKSYSPSVMGVLNKGGVRSAIFDVTVSTKNGEIEMLNIYQFGSLPDGLLQLEDVYHFYYTGKSDGLKPLDLADMAVVDGVLVVFVGANSSRLQKHAWCPNDIGNLSFNTHDDLIDYLRFQAQEM, from the exons ATGGAGTCTTTGCTCATCGATTATCCGCTGCGACCAATTTTCATAACGGGTTTGTGGCAATGTTTGGGGGGGCATCTGCGTGTAAAGACTTCCAGGGGTGTAGGCATTGAACCAACTCGCCTGCGGAACGTCCTGGAGGTAACCAAAACTGCCAACCTATCTACAACATCCACCTCAATTGGCTCTACAAGTACTAATGCTGACGCTTTTATAACGAATCATCTCACTGGAGATGTCAAATTCTTGCTCTTTGCGGATGGATTGGCTAGACCAGACAAGGGTGTGCAGACAGTAGAAGGATTCCACTTATCTCTCATTCGCG CAAGTGTAACGTATAACAATGAGGATGGAATCTTGGAGGTAGTGCCAACAGAGGCGACGCAGATGCCGCCATGCCCTGCTGGCGTAACCGCGTGGAAGCACTACTCCACTTACGCAGAGGGTATGGATAATGGTTCATTCACGGTTGAGAGCCATTGTAAGGAGCATATGAAGCGATTGCTGCGCGAATATGCGTTTAACGAGGAGAAGGGTAGTTCCATGGTAGCGCCGCAGATAGGGGCACTTGATGCCGTGCTGTACGTTCTGTGGAATTGGGTCAGTGAGTCTGGCGAAAAAGCAATCGGAAGCCATATGTATATTATGAACAATGACGAAGGTGTGTGTTTTTCACATGAGAACGTGAAACGCAATTTTGGCAGCATGCTAATACCAAACAGCCTTCAAATCCTTGAAGGGTCGCTTCTAGATTACCTAAAGTCGGACAATATGAGCATGCCACCAAATATAGACCAAATAAAGTATAAAGATGTGGATTCGGGTAGTGATTTCGATGGATATGAGTCGATGTCTGATTCGGACGACAGTTTTGACTGGTCAGCAGTGGAGCCATTTGTGGAAAAGCTTAAGGCATTGATTGCAAAGTATCAATCGGTCGTTCCCAGCATAAACGGAGTATTTCTAGACGATGCTCTCTGGGTGGCGAATATGAACGTCGAATGCACATCCGCAAG GGAGGTGTTGTTGCTGTTGAAGTCGTCAACTTGTTGGCAAGATCTAGAAGGATCACAGTGTCACTTAACCCTATACCCGGGTATAtattttcgaggccggctCCAGTTGAGGTGCTTCCTGTTTGAAAATGAACTAGTGTGCGTGGAGCAAATCTTCGTGAACGAGAACTTCGGCTTTCTGGCTAAAGACGCACAGTCCCTGGTGGGATCCTTGAAGTCGTATTCTCCATCTGTAATGGGAGTTTTAAACAAAGGGGGAGTTAGGAGCGCCATATTTGACGTGACGGTATCTACGAAGAATGGCGAAATAGAAATGCTCAACATATACCAGTTTGGGTCTTTGCCGGACGGGCTGCTGCAACTGGAGGATGTCTATCACTTCTACTACACGGGTAAAAGCGATGGTTTGAAACCACTAGACCTTGCCGATATGGCCGTAGTAGATGGAGTGCTCGTTGTTTTCGTAGGTGCCAACTCCAGCAGGCTGCAAAAGCATGCATGGTGCCCCAATGATATAGGTAACCTGAGCTTCAACACGCACGACGACCTTATCGATTATCTGCGATTCCAAGCACAAGAAATGTAG
- a CDS encoding VACUOLAR PROTEIN SORTING (VPS33), putative, producing the protein MSLVDRVASDARAELLSSIANVIVSIERSQSAESSASSNDVNGHRQVPYRVAGTVSSPERGESQDSAGWIRQFISKGNKLNVNCTQDVHDLVSHLFATDELSALGLDSFKTLAAQQSWRSSPRKGDGKATGGSYTLYMIRPTLPDASQLKSVLHYDRSECYVLCLPEVSDMFPGVLQGMLGKSFTVLRGIGGHHGNRVVHLYSCNVHMAPVESCVLSMFISRSFQTFYAEGDPMASWFYAKAFEHLESRIFDGAVPRVTCLGHLSRLVGEVMLKGRRDSAADLIILGSERSHSGSDMPYLTKEMNENRYRKQGTAADSAETQSAKAGDKGSNASAQATTDTMRLLRQSSVVDEAVLIDRYVDLVTPMCLNFTYEGLLDNLFGVVQGHAHLPPGVVEGSAGAAPIGILDQYRSNIASNRGALAARATQSGSVLTLSSPLYKDIRWMNYSEVGKYLHQRALQVHKGYERGDLSTLGEMDAFVKKFKNLQKEHSELSVHVNLMSWLSSLVNGDLIQLLQHMEDTILQCSSDVKPDDSKLASITAKLFNKPCDPCVALFLDLIFWNVDVNQLYRLLVLASQTRDGIKSSDLQNIKRAVVDQYGFNQLLAMHELERMGMVRINDAPDGLRWSRLCKKLNLLVDRDTGTADYSMIFGGYAPISLRLYQLIVLSRGIGSIQSELRLLNCPVSVLRQKGLVADQKRQEAKAATYKLLGYLGGVTLGEIAAVAYLNQKQSQQILLLTTDIVGMRNMLKVDA; encoded by the coding sequence ATGTCGCTGGTAGACAGGGTCGCCTCAGACGCCAGAGCGGAGCTCCTGTCTTCCATCGCAAACGTCATCGTTTCCATCGAAAGGTCGCAATCTGCGGAATCTAGCGCCTCGTCAAACGATGTTAACGGGCATAGACAGGTTCCGTATCGTGTCGCTGGGACTGTTTCCTCCCCGGAAAGGGGTGAATCGCAGGACAGTGCCGGCTGGATACGTCAGTTCATATCCAAAGGAAATAAGCTGAATGTGAACTGCACGCAGGATGTGCACGACCTTGTATCGCATTTGTTCGCCACGGACGAGCTTTCGGCTCTGGGACTGGACTCCTTTAAGACGCTGGCTGCTCAACAGTCATGGCGCTCATCACCGAGGAAGGGCGACGGCAAGGCGACTGGCGGCTCATACACACTGTACATGATTCGACCGACGCTGCCAGATGCTTCTCAGCTCAAGTCGGTGCTACATTATGACAGGAGCGAGTGCTACGTCTTGTGTCTGCCGGAGGTGTCCGACATGTTCCCCGGCGTGCTGCAGGGGATGCTTGGCAAGTCGTTCACCGTGCTGCGCGGCATCGGTGGGCACCATGGCAATCGAGTGGTGCACCTATACAGCTGCAATGTCCATATGGCGCCGGTTGAGTCGTGCGTGCTTTCCATGTTCATCTCCCGGTCATTCCAGACGTTCTACGCGGAAGGGGATCCGATGGCGTCGTGGTTCTACGCCAAAGCGTTTGAGCACCTGGAAAGTCGGATATTCGACGGCGCAGTGCCAAGAGTCACATGTCTAGGGCACCTTTCGCGGCTGGTGGGTGAGGTCATGCTGAAGGGTCGAAGAGACTCCGCGGCTGACCTGATCATACTCGGCTCTGAGCGGTCGCACTCGGGGTCGGACATGCCGTATCTGACCAAGGAAATGAATGAGAATCGCTACAGGAAACAGGGCACAGCGGCTGACTCTGCCGAAACACAGTCTGCGAAAGCAGGAGATAAAGGTAGTAATGCTAGTGCGCAGGCGACCACGGACACCATGCGACTGCTTCGTCAGTCGTCGGTTGTGGACGAGGCTGTGCTTATAGACCGATATGTGGATTTGGTGACTCCTATGTGCCTCAACTTCACATACGAGGGCCTACTGGATAACCTGTTTGGAGTGGTACAGGGTCATGCGCACCTGCCGCCCGGGGTTGTGGAGGGTTCAGCGGGCGCTGCACCTATAGGCATCCTGGACCAATATCGCAGTAATATCGCATCAAATAGAGGGGCATTAGCTGCTAGAGCCACTCAATCCGGCTCTGTCCTGACGCTGAGCTCGCCTCTGTACAAAGATATACGCTGGATGAACTACAGCGAGGTGGGCAAGTACCTGCATCAACGTGCGCTACAGGTGCACAAAGGGTACGAACGCGGCGATTTGTCTACTCTAGGCGAAATGGACGCTTTCGTGAAGAAATTTAAAAACCTGCAAAAGGAGCATTCCGAACTCTCAGTGCATGTCAACTTGATGTCGTGGCTCTCTTCGCTGGTCAACGGCGATCTCATCCAACTCTTGCAGCACATGGAGGACACCATACTGCAATGCTCGTCGGACGTGAAGCCGGATGACTCCAAGTTGGCCTCCATTACAGCTAAACTGTTCAACAAGCCGTGCGACCCGTGTGTTGCACTGTTCCTGGATCTCATTTTCTGGAACGTCGACGTTAATCAGCTGTATAGGCTGCTGGTGCTTGCAAGCCAAACACGAGATGGGATCAAGTCTAGCGATTTGCAGAACATCAAACGCGCCGTGGTAGATCAGTACGGGTTCAACCAGTTGCTGGCGATGCATGAGCTTGAACGCATGGGGATGGTGCGCATTAACGATGCGCCAGACGGACTGCGGTGGTCTCGTCTTTGCAAGAAGTTAAATTTGCTGGTAGATAGGGACACAGGTACAGCTGACTACTCGATGATTTTCGGAGGTTACGCGCCAATATCGTTGCGGTTGTATCAGTTGATCGTGCTGTCACGTGGCATAGGTTCCATTCAGTCGGAGCTACGATTGCTTAATTGCCCAGTGTCGGTGCTGCGGCAGAAAGGCCTCGTTGCTGATCAGAAGCGCCAGGAAGCCAAAGCTGCAACCTATAAGCTATTGGGTTATCTGGGAGGCGTGACGCTGGGCGAAATTGCCGCCGTCGCATACCTTAACCAGAAGCAAAGTCAACAGATACTTCTGCTGACTACGGACATAGTAGGCATGCGGAACATGCTCAAAGTAGACGCATAA
- a CDS encoding PHOSPHATIDYLINOSITOL N-ACETYLGLUCOSAMINYLTRANSFERASE SUBUNIT P, putative, with the protein METELKAYLTLLLSYVILGLYFVWALTPEWIINSYGITYYPSKHWAVALPSSLLILGFYFLLYNFFTERSMLPPLNSPSAFTGIARPHINVHAQQVLRIREKQKIPLHDVPLGSVNQLLYG; encoded by the exons ATGGAAACGGAGCTCAAGGCATATTTAACACTGCTTCTATCTTATGTAATTCTAG GACTTTATTTCGTATGGGCGCTCACCCCCGAGTGGATCATCAACTCGTACGGCATCACCTACTACCCCTCAAA GCACTGGGCTGTTGCACTGCCTTCGTCGCTACTGATTTTGGGATTTTACTTTCTGCTCTACAACTTCTTCACTGAGAGGTCCATGCTACCGCCTCTCAATTCCCCTTCCGCCTTCACCGGTATTGCACGTCCTCATATTA ACGTGCATGCTCAACAGGTACTCCGCATCCGCGAAAAGCAGAAGATACCGCTACACGACGTCCCGCTGGGATCAGTCAACCAGCTGCTATACGGCTAG